From a region of the Oryza sativa Japonica Group chromosome 6, ASM3414082v1 genome:
- the LOC112939318 gene encoding uncharacterized protein has translation MNPPPQQPEHRGNSLTDLNDDLLSEIFFHIPPGDPGVLVRLSVVCKSWRRLITDRDFLRGYRAIRQAPPILGFFCVEFGSAILVPTTAFSSIIPSLLVSDPMTGADRLLDLPERWRNIHWSEQQHWMWMNIRWSAAVLCAVDGCDHLDCHGGDPFRVALVGTDAAGTTYAALYSSETEAWSGPASIDHHPNAIVKARRPSVLVGNALYFLCNNNTSIVEFDMATMTLSVIPSPLLPEDVHGALLMTAEGGGLGFAAVLERSNLHLWSKPMDEWEHLQDVRDLKTLLPRGSISMMNNLLIGFADGGVRVVVVRTYHGPYVVELGSTEPARVVSRRIGINVVFPYTSFCTPGFILYRSRSFLDADYRLVFISALLFFRECSIVLCICRF, from the exons ATgaatccgccgccgcagcagccggaGCACCGCGGCAACTCGCTGACGGATCTGAACGACGACCTGCTCTCCGAAATCTTCTTCCACATCCCGCCGGGCGACCCCGGGGTCCTCGTCCGCCTCTCCGTCGTCTGCAAGTCGTGGCGCCGCCTCATCACCGACCGCGACTTCCTCCGCGGCTACCGCGCCATCCGCCAAGCGCCTCCGATCCTGGGCTTCTTCTGCGTGGAGTTTGGGAGCGCCATATTGGTCCCCACCACCGCCTTCAGCTCGATCATTCCCAGC CTCCTCGTGTCGGACCCCATGACCGGCGCGGATCGGCTGCTGGACTTGCCGGAGCGCTGGAGGAACATCCACTGGAGCGAGCAGCAGCACTGGATGTGGATGAACATCCGGTGGAGCGCGGCGGTGCTCTGCGCCGTGGACGGCTGCgaccatctcgactgccacggcGGCGACCCCTTCCGCGTGGCGCTGGTGGGCACCGACGCCGCGGGAACCACGTACGCCGCCCTCTACTCGTCGGAGACCGAGGCATGGAGCGGCCCGGCCTCCATTGATCACCACCCGAACGCCATCGTCAAGGCGAGAAGGCCAAGCGTCCTCGTGGGGAACGCGCTCTACTTCCTCTGCAACAACAACACCAGCATCGTCGAGTTCGACATGGCCACGATGACGCTGTCGGTGATCCCCTCGCCGCTGCTACCGGAGGATGTGCACGGCGCTCTCCTCATGACAGCGGAGGGTGGAGGGCTCGGGTTCGCCGCCGTGCTGGAGCGATCCAACCTCCACCTGTGGTCGAAGCCGATGGATGAATGGGAGCACCTCCAAGATGTCAGGGACCTCAAGACGCTGCTCCCCCGGGGTTCAATCTCCATGATGAACAATTTGTTGATCGGcttcgccgacggcggcgtTCGTGTGGTTGTCGTCAGGACGTACCATGGCCCCTACGTCGTTGAGCTGGGATCAACTGAACCAGCCAGGGTGGTGTCAAGGAGAATTGGAATCAACGTTGTATTTCCCTACACGAGCTTCTGCACTCCAG GTTTCATTCTGTATCGTTCCAGATCATTCTTAGATGCAGATTACCGCCTCGTGTTCATATCTGCTCTTTTGTTTTTCAGAGAATGCTCTATTGTTCTGTGCATTTGTCGGTTCTGA
- the LOC107281392 gene encoding uncharacterized protein, protein MDVSASAAAMADVNCRCSRVVYVGNIAFHATEAELRDACELIGPVRSLRLAALDPATNKRKGYAFVEYADDETARSALRNLHGHLLRGRELRVGLAARPSIRRRGGGGGGEREPVGMEDAVHAASLVVSGRPLASVTRYLAARSRQEVREMVAALEATEQLKIPGLGTAMEQAQRLLEMFAADEEEVARKKLKRASDEEHAKQSKVVGVDGVVKASSRIVPCF, encoded by the coding sequence ATGGACGTCTCAGCCtcagccgccgccatggccgacgtGAACTGCCGCTGCAGCCGCGTCGTCTACGTCGGCAACATCGCCTTCCACGCCACCGAGGCCGAGCTCCGCGACGCCTGCGAGCTCATCGGCCCCGTCCGctccctccgcctcgccgccctcgaCCCGGCCACCAACAAGCGCAAGGGCTACGCCTTCGTCGAGTACGCCGACGACGAGACGGCCCGCAGCGCCCTCCGCAACCTCCacggccacctcctccgcggccgcgagctccgcgtcggcctcgccgcccgcccaaGCATCAggcgccgcggtggcggcggcggcggcgagcgcgagccCGTCGGCATGGAGGACGCCGTCCACGCCGCGTCGCTCGTGGTGTCGGGGCGGCCACTCGCGTCCGTGACGAGGTACCTGGCGGCGCGGTCGAGGCAGGAGGTGCGGGAGATGGTGGCCGCGCTGGAGGCCACCGAGCAGCTGAAGATTCCCGGGCTGGGCACCGCCATGGAGCAGGCGCAGCGGCTGCTGGAGAtgttcgccgccgacgaggaggaggtggccaggAAGAAGCTGAAGCGCGCGAGCGATGAAGAGCACGCGAAGCAGAGCAAGGTGGTCGGGGTTGATGGCGTCGTCAAGGCTTCTTCACGCATCGTCCCCTGCTTCTGA
- the LOC107275538 gene encoding transcription factor MYB44, whose product MDMELSSSSSSTTVASSPASSPPLGRCVLRFRLPPAWTPEEDAVLERLAMEHGSRHWRRVAAQMPRRRSPAQCRDRWGDHLARDVFHRPFTAADDAELARLCLRLDDDAGFAAGRRWKDVSRAVYGRSSCAVKRRWRELRRSDAFLGALWRPRTTTTAPPANAAITTTC is encoded by the coding sequence ATGGACATggagctctcctcctcctcctcctctaccaCCGTCGCTTCCTCAcctgcgtcgtcgccgccgctcgggagGTGCGTCCTCCGCTTCAGGCTCCCGCCGGCGTGGACGCCCGAGGAGGACGCCGTCCTGGAGCGCCTCGCCATGGAGCACGGCTCCCGCCACTGGCGCCGCGTGGCGGCGCagatgccgcgccgccgctcgcccgcgcaGTGCCGCGACAGGTGGGGGGACCACCTCGCCCGCGACGTCTTCCACCgccccttcaccgccgccgacgacgccgagctCGCCCGCCTCTGCCTGCgcctcgacgacgacgctggcttcgccgccggccgccgatgGAAGGACGTCAGCAGGGCCGTCTACGGCCGCAGCTCGTGCGCCGTGAAGCGACGCTGGAGGGAGCTGCGCAGGAGCGACGCGTTCCTCGGCGCGCTGTGGCgtccgaggacgacgacgacggcgccgccagCCAATGCCGCGATCACGACGACGTGTTGA